Proteins encoded in a region of the Mycoplasma mobile 163K genome:
- a CDS encoding TIGR00282 family metallophosphoesterase codes for MNKHSELTILFIGDVFGEPGIRSVRDFLPLLKKKYNYDFVIAQCENVSGRKGIRHNDYLKLKKLGVNAFTFGNHVWAKEEIFNFIDNEDMIRPLNIENHYPGKGSRVFRVKNFKLRVTSLMGLTFNKLLSPWKEEYANNFFDAIDPFLENPTDDFHFIDFHAETTSEKNVLGLYLDGKVSAVVGTHTHVQTNDARILPKGTCYISDAGMTGPKNAAIGANFEEVYNKMRFNSSDKFKVSKNNSSFNGVIVKLNRNMKNEIIIVNE; via the coding sequence ATGAATAAACATAGTGAATTAACAATCTTATTTATTGGGGATGTTTTTGGAGAACCCGGAATTAGATCTGTTAGAGATTTTTTACCTTTGTTAAAGAAAAAATATAACTATGATTTTGTAATTGCTCAATGTGAAAATGTATCAGGAAGAAAAGGAATAAGACATAACGACTATTTAAAACTCAAAAAATTGGGAGTAAATGCCTTTACTTTTGGGAATCATGTTTGAGCAAAAGAAGAAATATTTAATTTTATTGACAATGAGGATATGATAAGACCATTGAATATTGAAAATCATTATCCTGGAAAAGGAAGCAGAGTCTTTCGAGTTAAAAATTTTAAATTAAGAGTTACTTCTTTAATGGGACTTACTTTTAATAAATTGTTATCTCCCTGAAAAGAAGAATATGCAAATAATTTTTTTGATGCAATCGATCCTTTTTTAGAAAATCCCACAGATGATTTTCACTTTATAGATTTTCATGCAGAAACTACAAGTGAAAAGAACGTATTGGGATTATATTTAGATGGAAAAGTCTCTGCAGTAGTTGGAACTCATACTCATGTACAAACAAATGATGCTAGAATTTTGCCAAAAGGAACTTGCTATATTTCTGATGCAGGAATGACAGGTCCAAAAAATGCAGCAATCGGAGCAAATTTTGAAGAAGTATATAATAAAATGAGATTCAATTCTTCTGACAAATTTAAAGTTTCAAAAAATAATAGTAGTTTTAATGGAGTGATTGTAAAACTAAATAGAAACATGAAAAATGAAATTATTATTGTAAATGAATAG
- the recA gene encoding recombinase RecA: MEKEIKNILMEIEKKFGKESIMLLGSKQDLNVEIFSTGSLAIDHALGINGFPKGRIIEIYGPESSGKTTIALHAIAEIQKSGGVAAFIDAEHSIDPNYAKNLGVNIDNLILSQPDSGEQALEIVDILAKSSSIDLIVVDSVAALVPEVELNGEMKDQVMGAQARLMSKALRKITGSLNKSKTTVIFINQIREKIGTFFGNPETTPGGRALKFYSSIRLDVRKVSSVSTGEVISGNNIKIKVVKNKLSAPFKEAFTEIVFSKGISKISEAVEFAENLKIITRKGAWFYYNDQNIAQGKSNLKDLLEKNEALYSEILTKVISALSKENVNSIL; this comes from the coding sequence ATGGAAAAAGAAATAAAAAACATCCTAATGGAAATTGAAAAAAAATTTGGTAAAGAATCGATTATGCTTTTAGGATCAAAGCAAGATTTGAATGTGGAAATTTTTTCTACAGGATCACTAGCTATTGATCATGCTTTAGGGATAAATGGATTTCCAAAAGGAAGAATTATTGAAATATATGGTCCAGAATCTTCTGGTAAAACAACAATTGCTTTGCATGCAATTGCTGAAATTCAAAAAAGTGGTGGTGTAGCTGCTTTTATTGATGCTGAACATTCTATAGATCCAAATTATGCTAAAAATTTAGGAGTGAACATTGATAATTTAATTCTATCGCAACCAGATTCTGGCGAGCAAGCTCTAGAAATTGTGGATATTCTTGCAAAAAGTAGTTCGATTGATTTAATAGTAGTAGATTCTGTTGCTGCACTTGTTCCTGAAGTAGAATTGAATGGAGAAATGAAAGACCAAGTAATGGGTGCCCAAGCTAGATTAATGTCAAAAGCTCTTAGAAAAATTACAGGATCTTTAAATAAATCGAAAACAACAGTTATTTTTATTAATCAAATTAGAGAAAAAATTGGAACTTTTTTTGGTAATCCCGAAACAACTCCTGGGGGTAGAGCTTTAAAATTTTATTCTTCAATTAGATTAGATGTAAGAAAAGTTAGTTCTGTTTCTACAGGTGAGGTTATAAGCGGAAATAATATTAAAATAAAAGTTGTAAAAAATAAATTATCAGCACCATTTAAAGAAGCTTTTACTGAAATTGTTTTTTCAAAAGGAATAAGTAAAATAAGTGAGGCTGTAGAATTTGCTGAAAATTTAAAAATTATTACAAGAAAAGGTGCTTGATTTTATTACAACGATCAAAATATTGCTCAAGGAAAATCTAATTTGAAAGATTTGCTTGAAAAAAATGAAGCACTTTATAGTGAAATTTTAACCAAAGTAATTAGTGCTTTGTCAAAGGAAAATGTTAATTCAATTTTATAA
- a CDS encoding phenylalanine--tRNA ligase subunit beta, giving the protein MIFSYKHLKKLANLNEISFEDVIKAFNLIGFEVEETKEIRHVENIKYGKVLKIYKNENSDNLTVCEIQFKDKIRIIQTTAKNVEINKYVMAFIPGSKLANNLIESKLLKGIISEGMLVGFDEMLGFEIKLVPKELSKNVIVLDEANLNEDPIANLELHDYLIDLAILPNRSDAISYLVMAKELAAFFGTKIDNDLICLKNLRVSKINSNLEGIFVKSKTLELKLYDKYLLLKSHLKLTNTYKDLENLILIHTGMPIHFLNLKSLEKVNIVSKSSSLEIANRTLKIDNNLVIEKSREIIAIPYLETQKEFEIKDSQKEFFIFMNILSPKEVRKTIKTLKLESSQIKQATKTISHGMQLNAIQYMQSLFEEIEIVNINLNLKPKEILFDHTFINRIAGFEIVKEQKFINAKKSLEILGFKFFEDKILVPAYRHDYTGPYDVIEELFRFYGYDNFPILQPEIKPFKIQKKYDFKFSLASKNYNEIKTYSLVAKEDNNFDPFNFKTEILMKTFPSEKRRIIRNSQAFSLLEIAEYNIKRKLEKINFFDFGMINEGKRALIFASNEKSFNEIKKDLFSLFSYKFELRKTKNNYLHPNASAHIFYENKLIGWMGKINPSLKISDLIFVEILLDEFNISKNQFKEYNFDPLKFRDITFSIEKNQSIDTYLKELKKIKNIFEVQIIDKFEKNEKLNITVRILLEDDAIKNLDEAILKNSWN; this is encoded by the coding sequence ATGATTTTTTCATACAAACACTTAAAAAAACTAGCAAATCTTAATGAAATATCTTTTGAAGATGTCATCAAGGCATTTAATTTAATTGGTTTTGAAGTAGAAGAAACAAAGGAAATAAGACATGTCGAAAACATTAAATATGGAAAAGTTTTAAAAATTTATAAAAATGAAAATTCTGATAATTTGACTGTCTGTGAAATTCAATTTAAAGATAAAATTAGAATTATTCAAACAACTGCTAAAAATGTTGAAATTAATAAATATGTAATGGCTTTTATTCCAGGTTCAAAATTAGCAAATAATTTAATAGAGTCAAAACTTTTAAAAGGAATTATAAGTGAAGGAATGTTAGTGGGTTTTGATGAAATGTTGGGATTTGAAATAAAATTAGTTCCAAAAGAGCTTTCTAAAAATGTAATTGTTTTAGATGAGGCAAATTTAAATGAAGATCCAATAGCAAATTTAGAATTACACGATTATTTAATTGATCTTGCAATTTTACCTAATCGTTCTGATGCAATTTCATATTTAGTAATGGCAAAGGAATTGGCAGCTTTTTTTGGAACAAAAATTGATAATGATTTAATTTGTTTAAAAAATTTAAGAGTTTCAAAAATAAATTCAAATTTAGAAGGAATTTTTGTAAAATCAAAGACACTAGAACTGAAACTATATGATAAATATCTTTTATTAAAATCTCATTTGAAATTAACAAACACTTATAAAGACTTAGAAAATTTAATTTTAATTCACACAGGAATGCCAATTCATTTCTTGAATTTAAAATCATTAGAAAAAGTAAACATTGTTTCGAAAAGCTCTTCATTAGAAATTGCTAATAGGACTTTAAAAATTGACAATAATTTAGTAATTGAAAAATCAAGGGAAATTATTGCAATACCTTATCTTGAAACTCAAAAAGAATTTGAAATTAAAGATTCTCAAAAAGAATTTTTTATATTTATGAATATTTTAAGCCCTAAAGAAGTTAGAAAAACAATAAAAACTCTAAAACTTGAAAGCTCTCAAATTAAACAAGCAACTAAAACAATTTCCCATGGAATGCAATTAAATGCAATTCAATATATGCAAAGTCTTTTTGAAGAAATTGAGATTGTAAATATAAATTTAAATCTTAAGCCAAAAGAAATCTTATTTGATCACACTTTTATTAATAGAATTGCTGGATTTGAAATTGTAAAGGAACAAAAATTTATAAATGCAAAAAAATCTTTAGAAATTTTAGGTTTTAAATTTTTTGAAGACAAAATTTTAGTCCCTGCTTATAGACATGATTATACAGGCCCTTATGATGTGATAGAAGAATTATTTCGTTTTTATGGCTATGATAATTTTCCGATTTTGCAACCTGAAATCAAACCTTTTAAAATACAAAAAAAATATGATTTTAAATTTTCTTTAGCTTCAAAAAATTACAATGAAATAAAAACTTATTCTTTAGTTGCTAAAGAAGATAATAATTTTGATCCTTTTAATTTTAAAACTGAAATATTAATGAAAACTTTTCCTTCAGAAAAAAGAAGAATAATTAGAAATTCACAAGCATTTTCTTTATTGGAAATTGCAGAATATAATATAAAAAGAAAATTAGAAAAAATTAATTTTTTTGATTTTGGGATGATTAACGAAGGAAAAAGGGCTTTAATTTTTGCTTCCAATGAAAAATCTTTTAATGAAATAAAAAAAGATTTGTTTTCATTATTTAGTTACAAATTTGAATTAAGAAAAACTAAAAACAATTATTTGCACCCAAATGCTAGTGCTCATATTTTTTATGAGAATAAATTAATTGGTTGAATGGGAAAAATTAATCCAAGTCTTAAAATTTCAGATTTAATTTTTGTTGAGATTTTATTAGATGAATTTAACATTAGTAAAAATCAATTTAAAGAATATAATTTTGATCCATTAAAATTTAGAGATATAACTTTTTCAATTGAAAAAAATCAAAGTATTGATACTTATTTAAAAGAATTAAAAAAAATAAAAAATATTTTTGAAGTCCAAATAATAGACAAATTTGAAAAAAATGAAAAGTTAAATATAACAGTAAGAATTTTACTTGAAGATGATGCTATTAAAAATTTAGACGAAGCAATTTTAAAAAATTCTTGAAATTAA
- a CDS encoding replication-associated recombination protein A, giving the protein MKNLANKIRPERLEDIVGQSHLIELFKAIIEKQEMSSFIFYGESGIGKTTAATVIAKEKQESYDVFNPTIHSKKELLEKLAINKILIIDELHRLNKDKQEILLSYLEDDKIILYATTTENPYFKIIPSLRSRLKILRFNKLSETEIFQGLKNIIEKYKLKIKINDDLLLSIVKFSAGDFRNAINNLDLIETIYPNTNVDFESIKKIFPSMNFYTDKDADKHYDTLSAFHKSLRGSDPDAALYYGMLLAKAGDIDALLRRLIMVAYEDIALANPNASIKVDAAINAIERVGFPEANTILAKIIIEIALSPKSNSTYVSMNKILDKINNGNIYDIPDHLKDTHYKNSAKFNRPKYLYPHDFENNYVNQNYLPIELEKNHFFEFANNQNEQKIKSYWEKIKIASRNKTK; this is encoded by the coding sequence GTGAAAAATCTTGCTAATAAAATTAGGCCAGAGCGTTTAGAAGATATTGTTGGTCAAAGTCATTTAATTGAATTATTTAAAGCTATTATTGAAAAACAAGAAATGAGTAGCTTTATTTTTTATGGTGAAAGTGGTATTGGTAAAACAACTGCTGCAACAGTTATTGCTAAAGAAAAACAAGAATCTTATGATGTTTTTAATCCCACAATCCATTCTAAAAAAGAATTATTAGAAAAATTAGCAATTAATAAAATTTTGATTATAGATGAATTACATAGGCTAAATAAAGATAAACAAGAAATTTTACTGAGTTATTTAGAAGATGACAAAATCATTTTGTATGCAACTACTACTGAAAATCCATATTTTAAAATTATTCCATCTTTAAGAAGTAGATTAAAAATTTTACGCTTTAATAAATTGAGTGAAACAGAAATTTTTCAAGGTTTAAAAAACATTATTGAAAAATACAAATTGAAAATTAAAATAAATGATGATTTGCTACTTTCAATTGTTAAATTTTCAGCAGGTGATTTTAGAAATGCTATAAATAATTTAGACTTAATTGAAACAATTTATCCAAATACTAATGTTGATTTTGAAAGTATTAAAAAAATTTTTCCATCCATGAATTTTTATACCGATAAAGATGCAGACAAGCATTATGATACATTAAGTGCATTTCATAAATCATTAAGGGGTAGTGATCCAGATGCAGCATTATATTATGGAATGCTATTAGCAAAAGCAGGCGACATTGATGCTTTGCTAAGAAGATTGATCATGGTAGCATATGAAGATATTGCATTGGCAAATCCAAATGCTTCAATTAAAGTAGATGCAGCAATTAATGCAATTGAAAGAGTTGGATTTCCTGAAGCAAATACTATTTTAGCTAAAATAATTATTGAAATTGCTTTAAGTCCTAAAAGCAATAGTACTTATGTTTCGATGAACAAAATTTTAGACAAAATAAATAATGGTAATATTTATGACATTCCAGACCATCTAAAAGATACTCATTATAAAAATTCTGCAAAGTTTAATCGACCTAAGTATTTATATCCTCATGATTTTGAAAATAATTATGTTAATCAAAATTATTTACCTATTGAATTAGAAAAAAATCATTTTTTTGAATTTGCAAATAACCAAAACGAACAAAAAATTAAATCTTATTGAGAAAAAATCAAAATAGCATCTAGAAATAAGACAAAATAA
- a CDS encoding SprT family zinc-dependent metalloprotease, translating to MKNHIEINLFDKVFYVQVLYSKNKNIYFKVRNGNYTLITPKHVDEKILIDFVTKGITKFHQKSLKKEVQVLYSLSEKYFYLFGTKYNFETEKNGSSFWLKIKDLKTVKLLNLEENTIIQKIQYLLKFYLELHLKKVQKIFEQEMQIPEHKFSIRPKETNWASNSIKKMHITYNSKLAHFETNLIDYVIIHELAHHLHPNHSKKFWNLVEQYYPDWKQARLHLNNNKTLLS from the coding sequence ATGAAAAATCATATTGAAATTAACCTCTTCGATAAAGTTTTTTATGTCCAAGTACTTTATTCAAAAAATAAAAACATTTATTTCAAAGTAAGAAATGGCAATTACACATTAATTACCCCAAAACATGTAGATGAAAAAATTTTAATTGATTTTGTTACCAAAGGAATTACAAAATTTCATCAAAAAAGTTTAAAAAAAGAAGTACAAGTACTTTATTCTTTAAGTGAGAAATATTTTTATTTATTTGGAACAAAATATAATTTTGAAACGGAGAAAAACGGAAGTAGTTTTTGATTAAAAATTAAAGATTTAAAAACTGTGAAATTGCTAAATTTGGAAGAAAATACAATTATTCAAAAAATTCAGTATCTGCTAAAATTTTATTTAGAATTACATTTAAAAAAAGTCCAGAAAATTTTTGAACAAGAAATGCAAATTCCTGAACATAAATTTTCAATTAGGCCTAAAGAAACTAATTGAGCATCAAATTCAATTAAAAAAATGCACATTACATATAATTCTAAGTTGGCTCATTTTGAAACTAATCTTATTGATTATGTAATTATTCATGAACTAGCACACCATTTGCACCCTAATCATTCAAAAAAATTTTGAAATTTAGTAGAACAATATTATCCTGATTGAAAACAAGCTAGATTACATTTGAATAATAATAAAACTCTTTTATCTTAA
- a CDS encoding nuclease-related domain-containing protein: MNNSLSFINRSVIPTPTPTPTPTLNPNDFTTFVSGLIVGLLLFMILLIAIFIFLFRQNSKNRIIKKIGEVAEKRINSSLKAWSKQSKSIFINSSLYKYDDNKLFEIDSILITNRAIIVVEIKSMTGIIKGDGEVKDWKKVLGNQVFTFYNPILQNNRHIEHIIRIIKKKIPIISLVIFSNKVSELQISNIPKHVLLIQHKDLYTSLDTAQLALETKISYSDMQDLQKTIKSHRTNKLSDISLHRNQAREKAKKDN; this comes from the coding sequence ATGAACAACTCTTTATCTTTTATAAATCGTAGTGTGATTCCAACTCCAACCCCTACCCCTACTCCAACATTAAATCCTAATGATTTTACAACATTTGTTAGTGGTTTAATTGTGGGTCTTCTTTTGTTTATGATTTTATTAATTGCAATTTTTATTTTTTTATTTAGGCAAAATTCTAAAAATAGAATTATTAAAAAAATAGGTGAAGTAGCCGAGAAAAGAATTAATTCATCTTTAAAAGCTTGATCTAAACAGTCAAAAAGTATTTTTATAAATTCTTCATTATATAAATACGATGATAATAAACTTTTTGAAATTGATAGTATTTTAATTACAAATCGAGCAATTATAGTTGTTGAAATAAAAAGTATGACAGGAATTATTAAAGGTGACGGAGAAGTAAAAGATTGGAAAAAAGTTTTAGGAAATCAAGTATTTACTTTCTATAATCCCATTTTACAAAATAACAGACATATTGAACATATTATTAGAATCATTAAGAAAAAAATTCCAATTATTTCTTTAGTAATTTTTTCTAATAAAGTTTCAGAATTGCAAATAAGTAATATTCCAAAACATGTTTTGTTAATTCAACATAAAGATTTATATACTTCTTTAGACACTGCTCAATTAGCTTTAGAAACTAAAATAAGCTACAGTGATATGCAAGACTTGCAAAAAACTATTAAGTCTCATAGAACTAATAAATTATCAGACATTTCTTTACATAGAAACCAAGCAAGAGAAAAAGCAAAAAAAGACAACTAA
- the rpsT gene encoding 30S ribosomal protein S20 yields MANIKSKEKRILTNEKARVRNAAMKSHVRLAIKKAKRAIEEKNENVEQLLKDAHKVINTSVSHGVFHRNNAARKSSRLDAYAFKIQNKTAN; encoded by the coding sequence ATGGCAAATATTAAATCAAAAGAAAAAAGAATTTTAACAAATGAAAAAGCAAGAGTTAGAAATGCAGCAATGAAATCACATGTAAGACTTGCTATTAAAAAAGCAAAAAGAGCAATCGAAGAAAAAAATGAAAATGTTGAACAGCTACTAAAAGATGCACACAAAGTGATTAATACTTCTGTTTCACATGGAGTGTTTCATAGAAATAATGCTGCTAGAAAATCTTCAAGACTTGATGCCTATGCTTTTAAAATTCAAAACAAAACAGCAAACTAG
- a CDS encoding inorganic diphosphatase, giving the protein MNEKIIEVNIEIPINSNIKYEFDRSKNKIVVDRILRGDFKYPANYGYVAEALDWDGDELDVLVYSSETFVPGSLLRARLVGAMKMIDQGETDTKLIAVHADDYRLDKIKELVDIPKEWLRNVEYFFTNYKNWKGVNQVKINGFEGLKYALAEYEECVHQMEKYGKMPKSEYVKQMQKKHPEKYTI; this is encoded by the coding sequence ATGAATGAAAAAATTATTGAAGTTAACATTGAAATACCTATAAATTCAAATATTAAATATGAATTTGATAGAAGCAAAAATAAAATTGTTGTAGATAGAATTTTAAGGGGAGATTTTAAATATCCTGCAAATTATGGTTATGTGGCCGAAGCTTTAGATTGAGATGGAGATGAACTAGATGTTTTAGTTTATTCTTCTGAAACTTTTGTTCCAGGTTCTTTATTAAGAGCGAGACTTGTTGGAGCTATGAAAATGATTGATCAAGGAGAAACAGACACAAAATTAATTGCTGTTCATGCTGACGATTATCGTTTGGATAAAATCAAAGAATTAGTTGATATTCCAAAAGAATGATTGAGAAATGTGGAATATTTCTTTACAAATTACAAAAACTGAAAAGGTGTGAATCAAGTTAAAATCAATGGTTTTGAAGGACTAAAATATGCTCTTGCAGAATATGAAGAATGTGTCCATCAAATGGAAAAATATGGAAAAATGCCTAAAAGTGAATATGTAAAACAAATGCAAAAAAAACATCCTGAAAAATATACTATTTAG